Genomic segment of Vitis riparia cultivar Riparia Gloire de Montpellier isolate 1030 chromosome 19, EGFV_Vit.rip_1.0, whole genome shotgun sequence:
CACCGGGCTGCTGCTGATTTTTTTCATCACTAGGCTGCTATTTTGAgattaagagagagagaaagaggaaataAGAGAAGAGGGGAGCACCATTGAGAAGGGATCACTGGGCTGCtgctgattttttatttatcaccGGGCTGCTATTGATTTGTTTTCATCACTAGGCTGCCATTTTgagattaagaaagaaaaaggaagaatagGGAAGGCGAAGCCTTTAGCTAAGAATCCAATTAGAAATTGTAAGGAAGAGGATGGGGAGAATGCATCAAGGATGCTTTCATCTCGGTCTGATCCAAATGGTACTGGGTTTTCATCAAATGGCAAAGGTTCAACACCTCAATCAACAAATGGACCgtcctttttttattatctcCTTATCAGGATTGTTTGAGTCACATGATGAATTCTCTTGGTGGTTTTGAATCTACAcctaaggagtcacacttaggttttttttcttattttgtttttctttaaaaaaaataaaacaaaaataagtgacgattccaagtcttttctaaaaatcatattttcattgaataaattaaaaagcgagtttcgccatcgagtagGAACGCATCAagcgaaatgcggggtccataaaaatattcaaatatacttttttttttgtttcaaattttctttaaaattacaaGACTCATTAATAAGTTCTTTTATCTAGTTGTAGaattcataaatttatagtTTTGTGTGGAGGAAAAAATACAACATAATTATTTATGACtagttttagtttttgaaattttaacggTGACTATGTTGTATTTTGAATCCcaaattactttgaaaaattaataaatttgttaatgaatttaatataaattctaaaaattataattctatatagaagagaaacaatGTGGTTGATGGCTTCTCAATTTTTACTAACtaagcttaaaaaaataatgaaaaatagaatttcacATAATGTTATTATTAGAGAaggaaaaactttaaaatacatttCCTTCTTAATATTTGAGAAGAATAATAAGTTACTTCTGAAAGGAATAACtactaaagaaaatttatttaaatcaattatTTCGAAATGGTTATCATTAAGACTCCTCATGATTTTATAGGTCATAGtcctttaattttctattttttattttaaaatgttttaatacgTTATAGGTACCTGCCATAACcactaatatttattaattaagttgctaaaaaattaaaatttcttaaatttcatcattataaaaaagaaacaatcaaaCTATATATCAATGGTTGATCTGTGAGACTATGCTTAGTTCGCTCAACATAGCatgagataaaataagaaagCAGATATTATagtttattctattttaaattgttagtaagataagataagttatcttattatttatcatatcgTATATtcaactaaatatgagattCGATCAcaccatagatttttttttttttattgacttattttttattatgttacttattttacaaaataacttttttattataaaattaaatttgtagttaaaaaagaatttaaaaaaatattttatgaaatatatagtaaaataatattaatatactAGAAATCATATGTTAAAATATACATTTCCTATTTAATGAGATATgtatatcatatcatatttggtaaaccaaacatagcataaataTACTTATACCAAAGAGATTCATTGAGAATGAGAAACATAAGGAGAGAGgagaaaatatgaaatgtaAGAAGTTAGCGTATCAATTGTAATGTTTCTGgtaatgaaatattattttaggtataattgaaataattagaTGAATGTGTAAATAATGTGGTTGTGTGCCTTATTTAagtaaatacaaatataaattatctttaaaaaatgttttttttttaaatatcacaTGTTCCTGTgatatttattaatgaattaattaaaattttaaatttttgatcTATAAGtgtataaatttaaattaaaataagtgaaaaaaatagaatttcgTATAATTTTCCCATCATGTTAGACAGGTTAATTAGGACAAACATTGAGAAGTGTAATTTCAATAAGTGACACATGATCTTGGGTTCAAATTCTATCATTAATAATACCTTAAATTGACCTGATAATGGTTATTATGAGACAATCAACATCCTAGGTTTGAATCTCAATGAAAAGTCCTAAGGACTTAGCCATGAAAGATTATaggttataaaataaaataaaataaaatcatgtaattttattattataagaaaataaagtcCAAAAATGTATAATCACTATATTATTTAAATGGAAGGAAAGTTTACAATAAAACTCTAATTAAAGGTGTACCAGTAAGCTCTACATCTTTACAAAATGTgcctataattttaaaacatttcattttatttttttctttcacattcGAAAAACATGTTTATTTACACTACAATAACatctaattattaattaagtgattattaatgaaaaaattatatatacatatatgctATGGCAGTCTCCAGGGTCAAGCGGGACAGGGATTTTCCTTAATAGTGGGGAGAATCGCAATCGAGGGTGTTAAGGTATATGATGTTTAAGAAACCAAAGGCTGATGAGCAACAAGAGTTAACCATCCTCTTGTGCTTTCCAGCTTCTTCAGTGCCTGGGGGAGTTTCTGTAGCTATGAACCATCTCATGGCAAGTTGCCTTCAGATAAAAATTGCACCGTGTAGCATTAGTACAATGGACAGTGGAAATGCTAGTAGCTTGTAGAGCATGACCGTTTAAATCTTATCTTTCCTCTACAAGAAATTTTTGAATAATatgaaaggggaatatgccAAACACAAACCattaaaggggaaaaaataaaggactttagatttctatttttttttttttttctcagtcATTCAGGTCCAGATCATATAATTCCTAAATTCCTATGTGCtatgcacaaaaaaaaagaagagttgATGCCACCACAGTGTTCTCCGGCAAGCGCTACTGCCAGCTAAAAAGTAAGCAGTTTTCAGATAAAAAGCACTTACTTTCAGATAAAAGCAGTTCGTCCACCCCTTCGACTGTGCCTGTCATATGCTGTGTTGAATTTGTCGACCAGCTCATTCATTGTACTAAAAGAGAAGAGCCAAAAACTAATGTCAAAACATGCTTGGAGGTTAAACCCTGTGAcatcaagtaaaaataataatttaatctCCATCTACACCATTGTTTGTTGTTTTTCCCCATGTCTCTCTGATACAAATGCCACATGCTTGCCATTGACATCAACAAAGCCTTTTAGGGAAGTAGATGTATTATGTAGAATCCAAACTGAACCCAACTGGATCTAAAGTATTTATTACTCAAACTCGATGCTTGAATTGGGTAAGGACTAAGAAAATACCCAACAAAGTTACATGACATTAGAGGTTTCGGCATCTTTTTTATGATTAGGAAAGGGGCATCTCAATTACTTTCTAAAAGAAACTTTTGATAACATGCACGATGTTAACCTAACAGACCGAAACAGCTTTTTTCACTTCTTTCTCAAATGCATATGGCTATTATATAACTTGAACAAATTGATCTACAAACTACCTGCACTGCATCATGCAGGAAAGATTCTGAGCACAATATCAGTATAGAATTCATTATGACCACAACATCCTGTGCTTTAACCAAAATGAATGCCAGCCCTAGTATAGTataacgtttttttttttcccttttgttttattAACTAACTTCTTTCTTGGTCAATATAAAGAAATAGGTACAAAACGTAGATGCCTGGTGAAGAGCACAGAGATAGCATATACCTTGAGCAATTGGTGAACATGGCAAGGTAACTAATCAATAGTGTATCATTGTATTCCTGCAAAAAAGAAGGGGAGGAATGAAACCGATCATAGGACAGCGATAACAGTTCCACCACTACAAGACCTAATTAAATATTTCCCAATTCATATAAAGATATGAAAGAcaaatgaaaaatcattagGCAAAAGCGCACAGATGAGGGACCAAGTGCAGTTATCTGGCATTTTCTTATCCTATTAATTTTCAACTACTTCTAAGGAAACTACAAAGTTGGTGAAAGAAATGATTTGcttaaaaagaaatcaaatgctcTTACCATCAAAAAATCATCTTGAAACTTCCCTGATTCAATGGCTGGCAATCTCCGTAAAAGACTTGATACTTGTCTCAGCAGTGAATTTTCACAAGGAATATCCCCTACATCAAAAGACACAAATACAGTAAGGACCTCTTAATCCACACTGCCCCCAAGCAAGTAATGgattttattttgcttcaaAAGCAAAAATATACAATGCTAAGCTAAATTAGCATGTATTAAGAAGATAGTTTCCCATCATCatcaagtttattaaaaatgaaggTGGAGGTACTTCCAGACTGTCCCAACTTCTGTAAGAAGCAGAATAGATTTTTCTTGAGTTGGTGTCTAAGCCTGTTAAAATTCAAAACCTGGAAAAACTAGTTTCTGTGAATTTGGAGGACATTCTTGGGAATGTTTTGAGCCTCTTAGATATTTGGTTTACTGGTATCCTTCAGGTTCCCCTCTTCCCTGAGGATTTGGTTCTTTCCTGTGTGCCTTCTTTTAAGGGAAAATCCCATCCTCTCTCCCACTACTTTGAACAAATTCAGATTTCTAGCCCCTGTCctcaagtttattaaaaatgatggGAGGAACTTCCAGACTGTCCCAACTTCTGTAAGAagcagaaaatatttttcttttgagttGGTGCCTAAACCTGCTAAGAGTCTGAAACCTGGCAAAAATAGTTTCTGTGAATTTGGAGGATGTTCTTGGGAATGTTTGCAGCCTCCTTTGATATTTGATTTACCAGTATCCTTTGGGTTCCCCTCTCCCCCGAGGATTTAGTTCTTTCCTCTATGCTTTTTCTTAGAGAAAATCCTATCCTCTCTTCCACTACTTtgaacaaattcaaatttctaaataaacaaaaaagacaTACACCTTTTTGCATAGCAAGCAGATAATGATGAAGAACACGGATTCTGCTATTTAGCATCTTGATGGCACTATGTATCCCCGTGAGGTGGGCAGCCACTGCACAAACATAGCCACAGTTGTAAAGCCATtaacaagattttttttcttaaaaaaatgcataataTGTATTGAAAAGGATAAAAACTTGTGTAGAActagtttataatttttggcAAAAATGGTAAGAGACGAGACAAGAAAAGATGGTGGAGATAAGGGCTCACATTGAGTTGCAGCAGAACCTCCATCAGATGGTTTAAGATGAGCAACATGATCAACTGAGATCCTTTCTGCTTCTACCGTCTTTGAAACAAGAAAGAATAATTCAGTTAACCCAGTTGGTGATAGgtgaaatatgattaaaaaaaaaaagaagagcaaGTCGAACCTCAATAGTATAGTTTGCACGAACAAAAATAAGCTGTGGAATCCCATCTATGACATGCAGCTCTTGTATCGCAATAATTAATGCCCATAGGTACAGAAGGTCAGCACATCACCTCAGTGCAATAAAggttaaatttttctttacaaaaaaataataaaaaaataaaggaggaaaaaaaaggtgagACTACTAAAAGATGCCATGAGACTCTCTGAAATACATAATTCTCATGTATAAAATGACTGGAAAACTTAGTAGCCTCCAAAACTCAAAAACACATCCTTCAACAGAAGGTTCACTCAGGAAGCCATGGCTCACTTCTCTAGCAGATCATTTGATCTTAATGCAGAACAATGTGAAACAACATCTCCAGAGACTGATCGGAAAAAGGTCAGTCTCTCCACATCACCACTATAAAGTTTTGTACCATGAAATATTGAGTACACATCTTGCTAAAAGCAACCAAAATGCAGATTTGGCTTAGTTATGAAGTGAAATACTCCACACAATATATTAGGGGGGAAAAGATCACAAAACGTGTGCACAACCATTCTTCTAAAGATATATAAAGGACAAGAATGGCCAGCACCTGCTGCAGACCATTCTCATCATACTTTCTCAGAGTATCTCCAGCACCACTAAAGGACAAATTTGCAATACCATAGGCCAAAGGAACAACAAGGACATCAGTAAGAAAAGAACTCATAATGCAAGAAGGAAACTATACAGAAGATATCTAAGATGTCATGCTTTTACTGAAGATGCAAATTTCCACTAGGCTGAAGTGGGACATGATCACACTTGCTGATGCACAAAGTCAAATAATGTTGGATTTAGGCTCCGGCCAATGAGTGATAAGACTATAAACAACCAAATACCAGATTTCATAGTTGCTTCACACAAATAAAATTGGAGTGGCTTCAATAAGAAAGGCAAACTTGCAATTGTAAAGTTCATAAAAAGGTCAGAATTTGAGGAATCAGACCATGATGGGTCCATATGAGGCATAGCATCTGGTTTTCCAGAAAACCAACACCAAGCTGGTTTAAAAAGGCACTCGCACACCTCATTTTCATCATAAGGTGAACTGCAGCAATATGTGCAAAAATTGACCAAACAAAGAAATTCAAACCATTGAGCTTATCCTACACTAACCGAATTTTGGGGTTCACTTAACAAAACATATAGGATCAACTTTACAGAATCACTTATAAGGGAGTTaaatgaagaagataaaaatgaaGGGTTACATACCACTTTCATAGATAGTCACAGGGAGATCCTTTTGTGCATGATTGATTGACGGATTGAGAAGAACATAGACAGGGCTTTCATTAATATCCATCAACTGTTACAAAAGTGACGTTTGTTATAATGGTTTTGGAAAATAGTACATCATTGGCCATATAGACACTCAAAATAAGGCAGTGTAACCACTGAACACACGCTAGAATAAGGTTtgataagaaaaaatgaaaacttatgGACCTGAACAAGGGATTAATTGCTAAAGATAAACAGCAACACAGAAAAGACTATGCACATGTATTTAAAGTATAAACTGTAGAGAACAGTTCTTACCttaatctcaaaaaaaaaaaatctatgaaagAATTAGGTGCATGGTGATTGAAAAACATATTGCTAGCAAGGCCTCCTAAATTGGAGCATAACCATCCCATATTAGGACTATAGATACATGAAAGTCAGCACTAAAGCAATAAAAATTGACACAGCTCTAAGTGGTTGATTCACAGCAGACACATATCATATGCGGTACAAATGAATGAACATAGGCATGCATACAGCCATCCAAACACTACCACTTGCAAGGTATATCATCTGATCTGGCAGAAGACGCTTATCAGCTGGGATTCATTCATCCTGCATACAATGACCTCATTCAACTGGAACTTGTTTCCTGGCATAGTACACAGGCAGAATCCAGGTTTGGACAAATTATTTTGTCCAATATAAATTCTAGGTCAGTTATGGGTTCTATAATCCAAAGTCCCAGTAATTGTGC
This window contains:
- the LOC117909195 gene encoding COP9 signalosome complex subunit 6a-like, with amino-acid sequence MASSSSSGLTFKLHPLVIVNISDHYTRVKSQTQPPHLSSNGGEGAAAAASPPPPPPRVFGCVIGVQRGRTVEIFNSFELLYDPSTHSLDRSFLEKKQELYKKVFPNFYILGWYSTGSDAQESDMHIHKALMDINESPVYVLLNPSINHAQKDLPVTIYESELHVIDGIPQLIFVRANYTIETVEAERISVDHVAHLKPSDGGSAATQLAAHLTGIHSAIKMLNSRIRVLHHYLLAMQKGDIPCENSLLRQVSSLLRRLPAIESGKFQDDFLMEYNDTLLISYLAMFTNCSSTMNELVDKFNTAYDRHSRRGGRTAFI